CCCCGACGGCCCCATGACGGCGACGAAATCGCCGGCCTGGATGTCGAGGTCGACGCCCTTCAGCGCTTGGAATTGCGTCGCGCCCATGCCGTACACCTTGGTGACGCCGCGCATGGTGATGAGGGGGTCAGGCATGACCGGCCTTACTGGCCACCGGCCGCACCCTGCCGCCGCGCGCCGCCGGCACCGCCACCGCTCCGCCGCCCGCCGCCCGCCGCGCCGTCGCTGCCCGTCGCCAACTGGCCGGTGATCACCTGCTGCCCCGGCTTCAGATCGCCAGCCAGCACCTCGGTCATCGTGCCGTTGCTGTCGCCGGTCGTCACCTGCACCGGCTGCGGCTTGCCCTCGGCATCCTTGATGTAGACCGTCTGGTTCGCGCCGCGCGCCAGCTTGGCGGTCCGCTCCGGCCGGTCGCGCCGGGGGCGGAAGGTCAGCGATCCGGCGATGCCCCCGCTCGACCCGCCCGACGCCCCCGCCGCGGTCGGTTTGAAGCGCAGTGCCGCATTGGGCACCAGCAACACGTTCTGTCGGTCCGACGTCACGATGTCGGCGGTCGCGGTCATGCCCGGACGCAATTGCAGCGAGGGATTGGCGACCGTCAGGTCGGCGGCATAGCTCACCACCTGACCGGTCGTCGCCGTCGTGGTCGTCGTCGTGGTGGAACTCGCCGAACTGACGGTCAGGTTCGACCCCAGATCGACGCGCGTGATCTCCGCCGGGAACGTCCGCCCCGGAAAGGCATCGACGGTGAAGTTCGCCTTCTGGCCGACCTTCACCTCGCCGACGTCGGCCTCGTCGATCGCCACCTCCAGCTTCATCTTGCTGAGATCCTCGGCGATCACGAACAGCGTCGGGGTGTTGAACGAGGCCGCAACGGTTGCGCCCGGATCGATCTGTCGGGCCAGCACCACGCCGTTGACCGGCGAGCGGATGATCGCACGCGCGCGCTGCGTCTGGCTCTGCGCCAGCGCCGCCTGCGCCGCGGTGACGTTCGCCTGCGCGACCTTCAGCGCGGCGACGCTCCGCTGGTAATCGGCACGCCCGGCCTGCAACTCGGTCCCCGACGGCACCCGGCCGTTGGACAGCTTGTACACCTCTTCCAGCCGCGACAGCTGCGCGCGGCTTTCCGCGACGGTCGCCTGCGCCTGGTTCACCTGGGCACGATTGGCGGCGATCTGCGCCTGTTGCTGGCGGATCTGGTCCTCGATCTGTTCGGGATCGATCAGTGCCAGCGGCTGGCCCGCCGTGACGCGGTCGTTGACGTCGACCACCACCTTGGTGACGAGCCCCGACAGCTGCGAACCCACCGTCACCTGATTGGTCGGCGCCAGCTTGCCGGTCGCCGACACCGTCACCGTCAGATTGCCGCGTTCTGCCGCCTGCGTCGAGAAACCCGCCTCCGCCTGCGGCCCGAAACAGCTCTTCAGCAGCAGCGCGAGCAGCACCACGCCGATCGCGACGAACACCCATTTCAGATAGCGGCGCCATGCCGGCACCGGCTTCACGCCCAGGAAATCGTCGATCTGTTCGTCGGCCATCAGCGGGTCTCGCCCTCGGAAGGTTGGGTCGCGCCGCGGTCCGGCGCCTGGGGGATGACGCTCGCGTCCCAGCCGCCGCCGAGCGCGTCGTAGAGTGCGATCAGCGCCGTCGCCTGATCCGATCGCGCCTGGACCAGGCCGTTGCGGGCGGAGAGCAGCGCCGCCTCCTGCTGGTTCAGCGTCGTGAAGTCGGTCAGCCCGCTGCGATACTGGCTGCGGCTGAGGATCGCGGAAGCGTTGGCGGCGTCGAAGGCGATGGCGAACTGCGTCTCGCGCTGGCGCGCGGTATCCAGCGCCACGATGGCGTTTTCGACATCCTCCAGCGCGGTCAACACCGTGCCGCGATAGCTGGCGAGCGCGGCATCGGCGGCAGCCTCGTTCGATCGTACCTGGCTGCGCAACCGGCCGCCGTTGAAGATCGCCTGCGTCAACCCGGCGAACAGGCC
The sequence above is a segment of the Sphingomonas insulae genome. Coding sequences within it:
- a CDS encoding efflux RND transporter periplasmic adaptor subunit, translated to MADEQIDDFLGVKPVPAWRRYLKWVFVAIGVVLLALLLKSCFGPQAEAGFSTQAAERGNLTVTVSATGKLAPTNQVTVGSQLSGLVTKVVVDVNDRVTAGQPLALIDPEQIEDQIRQQQAQIAANRAQVNQAQATVAESRAQLSRLEEVYKLSNGRVPSGTELQAGRADYQRSVAALKVAQANVTAAQAALAQSQTQRARAIIRSPVNGVVLARQIDPGATVAASFNTPTLFVIAEDLSKMKLEVAIDEADVGEVKVGQKANFTVDAFPGRTFPAEITRVDLGSNLTVSSASSTTTTTTTATTGQVVSYAADLTVANPSLQLRPGMTATADIVTSDRQNVLLVPNAALRFKPTAAGASGGSSGGIAGSLTFRPRRDRPERTAKLARGANQTVYIKDAEGKPQPVQVTTGDSNGTMTEVLAGDLKPGQQVITGQLATGSDGAAGGGRRSGGGAGGARRQGAAGGQ